In Nitrospinota bacterium, a single genomic region encodes these proteins:
- a CDS encoding diguanylate cyclase, protein MIHNTVLIIDNNDDNIKYIKDNLSASGYKPIIADKRDGIIESILDLRPDLVILNDEILKNKFEKFCNDFKSNSDLKYTPIIFISFKKDIEKLKIISNELVFDYVLRPFDFEELNSKIQIFLRIKALQTEVDSKIKSLAHNLSLSHDLAEFTNKINSLNLDDIVKTVKERIPSLINVKYFTLYTYDEKEDNLKVLVHNYKRLKKNEKIICHASKNKIITPFLLNKDKLLRKKKLLIIPLYLERRLLGVLNLKEPLEGQFDEEDIDKANRISQQLASAIRNCQKYKRIENLSITDELTGLYNYRYFQERLSEEFKRVKRSERPFSIILIDIDHFKNINDTYGHKQGDKVLREIAEIIKFGLRDFDIAARYGGEEFALLLPDTDLLESVIVAERTRKRIQNHGFSKNDIHFKVTISLGVTTYHYGDKINQDRLLEEADRLLYKAKKSGRNRVCHPKLISERPRRKTEVTKEEKRELF, encoded by the coding sequence AGATAATAATGACGATAATATAAAATATATAAAAGACAATTTATCTGCTTCAGGCTATAAACCGATTATTGCAGATAAAAGAGATGGGATTATAGAAAGTATATTAGATCTAAGACCTGATCTCGTTATTTTAAATGATGAGATTCTAAAAAATAAATTTGAGAAATTCTGTAATGACTTTAAATCCAATTCTGACCTGAAGTATACTCCCATAATTTTTATCTCTTTTAAAAAGGATATTGAAAAACTCAAAATTATCTCTAATGAGTTAGTATTTGACTATGTTCTTCGCCCTTTTGATTTTGAAGAACTGAATAGCAAAATACAGATATTTTTAAGAATAAAAGCCCTTCAAACCGAGGTTGATTCAAAAATTAAATCATTAGCACATAATTTGTCTTTATCACATGATTTAGCTGAGTTTACTAATAAAATAAATTCTTTAAATTTAGATGATATCGTTAAGACGGTTAAGGAAAGGATTCCTTCCTTAATAAATGTAAAATATTTTACGTTATATACGTATGATGAAAAAGAGGATAATTTAAAAGTATTAGTTCATAACTATAAGAGATTGAAGAAAAATGAAAAAATTATTTGTCACGCATCAAAGAATAAGATTATAACCCCTTTTCTCTTAAATAAAGATAAGTTATTAAGGAAGAAAAAATTATTAATTATTCCTCTATATTTGGAAAGAAGACTCTTAGGAGTTTTAAATCTAAAAGAGCCACTTGAAGGTCAATTTGATGAGGAGGATATAGATAAAGCTAATAGGATTTCACAGCAACTAGCAAGTGCTATTAGAAACTGTCAGAAGTATAAAAGAATAGAGAATTTATCTATTACTGATGAATTAACAGGACTTTATAACTATAGATACTTTCAGGAAAGATTATCTGAGGAGTTTAAAAGGGTCAAGAGATCTGAACGGCCGTTTTCTATCATATTAATAGATATAGATCATTTTAAAAATATTAACGATACTTACGGACATAAACAAGGAGACAAGGTACTGAGGGAGATTGCTGAGATAATCAAATTTGGTTTGCGGGATTTTGATATTGCCGCCAGATATGGAGGAGAGGAATTTGCATTACTTCTGCCAGATACTGATTTATTAGAATCTGTTATCGTTGCTGAAAGAACGAGGAAAAGAATTCAGAATCATGGTTTTTCAAAAAATGATATTCACTTTAAAGTTACGATAAGTCTAGGCGTAACGACTTATCATTATGGAGATAAAATAAATCAAGATCGACTGCTAGAAGAGGCTGATAGGCTTCTATACAAGGCTAAAAAAAGTGGGAGAAATCGAGTGTGTCATCCGAAATTAATCAGTGAAAGGCCAAGGAGGAAGACAGAGGTTACAAAAGAAGAAAAAAGAGAACTGTTTTGA